The genomic DNA GAACCGACGTGGCCCATTCCAATGATGGCAATTTTACGTGACATAAATAAAAACTCCTTTAAAAGTTTATCGTTCATTAATTAAATTACCATTATTCTCATTGATTTTAAATAGAATTTGTGAGAAATTTCAAAATCGTATTCGAATGAATTGAAATAGGGTATAATTAACGCATTATATGGTTGTATCAAGAAAGGGAGGAGCGCGAGTGTTTAAGCGCCTAAAAGATTCGGCCTTGTTATTTTGGTCACTTGAGATTTTAATTGTGGCGACCTTGATCTGGGTCTGCACGAACATTGGCTTTTTATTTCAGCCGATTGGTACCTTTTTAAGTGTCGTGTTCATGCCAATTGTGATTTCAGGATTTTTATTTTATATGTTGAATCCCCTAGTCAAATTATTGACGAAGGTTCATTATAAGAAGTTTCGGATTTCGCGAACCGGGGCTGTTGCGATTGTATTTGTGCTATTATTTGGCCTATTAGCGTGGGGGGCCGTTTCCTTGTTGCCGCGGTTAGTCAGTCAGGTCACCCAACTGATCTATAACCTGCCAAGCATTGCGACTGAAATGCAAAAGGCCGCGACTAAGATGATCAACAATAGTTCGGTGTTACAAAAAATCGACATCTCTTCGTATACTAAGCAGTTTAATGGGGAAATCAGTAAGTACGCCCAGAACTTTTTGTCATCATTGTCAAGCAGTGTTGTGACCGTGATTTCCACGGTGACGAGCGTGACAATCATGGCGATTACAATTCCAGTCGTGTTGTTCTACATGTTGAAGGATAGTGAAAAGTTCATCCCGGCCATTAGTCGGTTCTTGCCTAAGAAGCAACGGCCCGAAGTCATTGGTTTATTACAAAAGATGGGCGATACGATTTCAAGTTACATTAGTGGTCAAGTGATCGAATGTCTATTCGTGGGGACGTTTACGGCTATTGGTTATATGTTAATTTCCCAGCCATACGGGTTATTACTCGGGGTGATTGCTGGGTTAACGAATATTATTCCATATGTTGGTCCGTACATCGGGATTGCGCCATCATTAATTGTGGCGTTTACCAAGTCACCGATGCAGGTAGTGTACGTAGTCATTGTGGTGGTGATTGTGCAACAGGTTGATGGTAACTTGATTTACCCGAATATTATTGGGCGAACACTCAAGATCCATCCGTTGACAATTATTATTTTGTTGCTGGCGGCGGGAAATATTGCCGGTATTTTGGGCATGATCCTGGCGATTCCATTCTATGCCGTGGTACGGACCGTGGTCGTGTACCTCTATAATATTGCTGAGCTACGTAATGAGGAGCACTTGCGTAAGCAAACAACGGTCTATCAACCACAGCCACCCAAAGCGACTAAGGCTGATTTGACGGCGAACTCAAAATTAAAGAAGTAGCCTGTGCTATAATGGGTGAATTAATCTTGAACGCGTCACAAGGAGTGATTTTTTGAAGAAAGTAATTACGTACGGGACATTTGATTTGTTGCACAAGGGTCATATCCGGTTACTCAAACGTGCACGCGCTTTGGGTGATCATTTGACGGTGTGCGTCTCAACCGACGAGTTTAATGCCGAAAAGGGAAAGCATGCGTATACGTCGTATGAAGACCGCAAGTATATTCTACAGGCGATTCGCTATGTTGATGAAGTGTTACCTGAGAAAAGCTGGGATCAGAAAATTAGTGATGTTGCCGATAATGATATTGATGTTTTCGTGATGGGAGACGATTGGCGCGGTAAGTTCGACTTTTTGAAAGATTATTGTGAGGTCGTCTATTTGCCCCGCACCGCGGGTATTTCATCAACGCGTATCAAGCATGATTTAGGTAGTCATCTAGACGAACAGTAGCATCGTTTGACATTGAATTAAGCGACTATCAAATACCGTCGTTACTCAGCAAGTGGATTGTGAGTAACGACGGTATTTGATTTAGTGCGGTTTAAGCTGACATAATGGTTAACTGGTTACCAGATTAACTGATATGTAGCTGTCACCAGGCTGGACTCATAGATTTAATGGAAAATAGCATTTAAGGCCAACACGCCACCGAGACCACAGAAGGCAATAATGGTTTCCAACATAGTCCACGTGAGCAAAGTCTGCTTGACGGTTAGGTCGAAATATTCTCGGAACATCCAGAAGCCAGCATCGTTAACGTGTGAAGCGGCGACACTCCCAGACCCGATGGCAATTACCATTAAGGCCGGATCGATACCTGCTTGAGTCATTAATGGGGCAACCAGACCGGCTGCAGTTAAGGCTGCGACGGTCGCTGAACCGAGTGAGACCCGCAAGATGACGGCGACTAACCAACCTAAAATCAGTGGTGAGATGCTGCTGCCGCTAAATAACTGGGCAACGGCTTTGCCGACACCACCATCGATTAGAATCTGCTTGAAGGCCCCACCACCACCAATGATTAGGAGCAGCATGGCGATTGATTTCGTAGCATCTTCAATAGTGGCTGTCATCGCTTTATTGGTCTTGTGTTGATGAATCCCCATAGACCAAAGTGCGAATAAGAGTGAAATCAGCATGGCGATACCTGGGGCCCCAATCAAACGGATGATTTGATCCGTTGTTGAGGGGTTCTTAGGTGTGACACCATGGTCGACGACCAATTCATAGACAGTAGTGATCGTCATTAAAATCACGGGGAACAAAGCAGTCAATACACTCAGACCAAAGCTTGGTGCTTCGGATACTTTGAATTGCCGTTTATTACTGTTGAGTGGTAAGTGTGGTTTGGCTGCGAAGGCCTCTGGCACCATTTTTTGTGCCCACCGTGAGAAGAGTGGGCCCGCAATATAAACAGTGGGGATCGCGATAATAATCCCAAATAATAACACGTGCCCAACGTTAGCATTTAACGTAGTCGCAATGGCCGTTGGTGCCGGGTGGGGTGGTAAGAAGCCGTGGGTGACGGATAGGGCCGCCCCCATAGGTATTCCTAGGTAGAGAACTGGAACTTGGGCTTCAATGGCAATGGCAAACACGATTGGAATCAACAGGACGATACCCACTTCAAAGAATAGTGCAATCCCAATAATGAAGGATGCAATCACAATGGCAATTTGTAGACGTTTGCGACCAAAGATATCAATCAACGTGGTCGAAATTGTATACGCACCACCAGCATCTGCCACTAAGCGGCCAAGCATCGCGCCGAAGCCAAAGACGAGGGCCAATTCACCGAGCTGTCCGCCAATGCCGTTTTGGATACTAGTCGCAATCTTTGTCAGGGGCATTCCTAGACCGATCCCGACGACAACCGCCGTAACGATCAAGGCGATATAAGTATTCAATTTGAACTTAATAATGAGAATTAATAATAATAAAATGCCGAGTGTCAGAACAACGAATGGCATGATGGTCACTTCCTAACGGTTTAAAGTTGCAATTTCATGGTATAAAGGTGCTAATTGCGCCGTAACGTGGTCAAAGACGACTTGATGTTGATGATAGCGTTCGTGGTTGACGGCATTAGGTTGATACGTTTCGGTAGCCCCAATCATGGCATGAATGGCATTTAAATCATCAATGTGGCCAAGTGCTTTTAAACCAATGACCGCAGCTGCCAAGCAGGAACTCTCAAAACTAGCCGGGATCGTGATTGGTTGGCCTAAAACGTCCGTTAAGATTTGACGCCAGAGACTTGAACGTGCAAAGCCCCCGGTCGCCCGAATCGCGTGAACGGGTTCGGCAGCGGCGGTCAGTTGTAAGACGGTGTTCAAGTTCATCACGATGCCTTCCAAAACAGCCCGGGCAATGTCAGCTTTGCTCGTCGTGGTCGTCACTCCGAGCAAAGAACCGCGCGCATCGGCATTCCAGAGTGGTGCCCGTTCGCCACTTAAGTATGGGTGGAATAATAGGCCATGGGCACCGACGGGAACGGTCGCGGCAAGCGCTGTCAATTGATCATAAGGATCTTGTTGATTAGCACGGGCCGTTTGACTTTCCGTGGTAAATAGTTCGTCGCGAACCCAGCGAAAGACTTGGCCACCGTTGTTGATCGGTCCACCGACAATCCAGTGGTGGGGGGCGACGTAGTAACAAAATAGACGTCCCTCGGGATCTAAGTACGGCTGCTTAGTCATCACACGCACTGCCCCAGAAGTACCGATCGTAATAGCCGCGACACCAGGTTCATCGGCACCAACGCCTAAGTTAGAGAGGGCACCATCGCTGGCTCCCATGATGATTTTAGTGCGGGCTGTCAAGCCAAGGGTTGTAGCGGCGTCAGGCGTTAGACCATCAATTACGGCATCAGTATCAACTAACGGTGGCAGTTGAGTTCGGGTGATGTGAGCATAGTCTAGGGCAATTGGTTCCCAGTCAAAATTATAAAGGTTGAATAAACCAGTGGCGTTGGCCATCGAATAATCCATTTGAAGTTGACCAGTCATTAAGTAAATCACGTACTCTTTGATGCCGACCACGTGGCAGGTTTGTGCCAGTAATTCGGGTTCATGGTGAGCTAGCCAGTGTAATTTGACGAGTGGACTCATCGGGTGAATCGGCGTTCCTGTGAGGTGATAAAGCTGGTCACCGAGTGGTTGAGTCTTCAGCTTGGCCGCGTCTTGGGCCGCACGATTATCTGCCCAAGTGATGACTCGGGTCAGCGGTTGTTTGTTGTCATCTAGCAAGATCAAACTGTGCATGGCGGATGAGAAGGCGATGCCCTCGATTTCATCAGCATCAATGCCAGCGCTCACTTGATGAATTGTTTGTTGAACCGCCCGCCAGATTTCACGGGGGTCTTCTTCAGCTGTCGTAACGGTATCGTGATAGAGTGGGTAGCCAACGTTGGCACTCGCAATTACGTGCCCCTGATGATCGTATAAGACAGACTTGGTACTAGTCGTTCCTAAATCAGTTCCAATTAGATAAGTCATGGTGCTAGGTTCCTCCTATTCGTGATCGACAGCGTGCCCGCCAAATTCGTTGCGTAACGCAGCGACAACTTTACCAGTGAAGGTATCATCAGTCTCTGAACGATAACGCATCATTAAGGCCATCGCAATAACGGGAGTTGCAACTCGCTGATCCAAGGCGGTGTCTAAGGTCCAGCGGCCTTCTCCGGAAGAATGCATGACGCCTTTGATTTCGTCTAAGTTGCCATCCTTGCTGAAGGCATCTTCTGCGAGGCCCATGAGCCAGCTGCGAATAACCGAGCCGTTATTCCACATCTTGGCAACGGCGGCGTTGTCGTAAGTGAACTGGCTATGCTGTAAAACATCAAAGCCTTCACCTATTGCTGCCATCATACCATATTCGATTCCGTTATGGACCATCTTCAAGTAGTGACCACTACCAGTAGGACCGGTGTACAAATAACCATCGGGGGCGGCGATTGCTTTAAAGATTGGTTCAACTATTTTGAAGATAGCGAGATCTCCACCAATCATGAAATTACCGTCTTGCCGCGCGCCAGCTTGACCACCGGAAGTACCGACGTCTAAAAAGTTAATATGGTGCGTAGCTAATTGTTCGCCATGGCGAATGCTATCTTGATAGTGCGAGTTACCACCGTCGAGGACGATATCACCAGCACTTAGCGTAGTTGTTAATTGATCAATGACACTAGTTGTTGCTTTGCCAGCGGGTACCATGATCCAAATAATCCGGGGTGTTGGCAATTGGTCAAGTAAATGACTGAGATCGGTTGCCGTTGCAATCCCCTGATTGGAAGCGGTCTGGAGATTGGTTGGATTTAAATCCATACCGACGGGCGTGTGTCCGTTGTCTTGCATATTCAATGCCAAGTTCATACCCATTTTTCCTAAGCCAATCAATCCTAATTTCATAATGAAACCCCTCTTTTAATTGAAAATTATAAGTGCTTTTTGTATTCGCTTACATTGTAATAAAATTATTTACATAAATCAACCTTATATTTGTAAAATGTTTTCATGCTCAGCCAAATAATGGCAACTAAGCCCAATTTGACGGGCTTAGTTGCCATGTGGATTTTTTGTTAGATTGCTGACCAAACCGCTGCGCCGATACTTGGGAAGAGGGTGACTAGTTGTTCACGTTGTGCCGGAGTCAGTTGATATTGAATAGCTGGTAACAACGCATTGATGGTGTTTTCAGCTTGTTCACCTAATTCGGCCGCACCAATTAAGCGCTGTTCGTTATCGGTGACAAGTAGGTTATGGCCCACCACGTCGCGCGTAGTTTGCCGGAACCAGTCGTCTTTTAGATCATTGACGGTCACCGTTGCGTCGCTGGTTGTATCGGTCGGAATGGTGCCGACTTGGGCTAGGCGTGGTGACGTAAAGACGACCGATGGAATGGCCGGATACTTGATAGGGGCAGAGGTATCGCCCGTAAACAAGTGGATTAGATATTGTGATTCGAAGATGGCCGTCGGGGTCAGTTTCGGTTGGTCTTTAGCAAGGACGTCACCAGAGGCGTAGATCCCAGCAACACTCGTTTGTAAATGATCATCAACGGTAATACCGGCAGCGGTGTAATCGACACCAATCTTTTCAAGACCTAAGTTGGCTGTGTTCGGTTGGCGACCGGTAGCATCTAAGATCCAATCAGTTGTAACCGTATCATCGTCACTGATCACAGCTAATTGATCACCTGCAGGCTGGATGGCAGTCGGAATCCATTCCCGTTTGAGATTCAAGCCCTGGTCAACGAGCTTGGCCAGTAGTCGCTCAACAAAGGGTTGGTGGAAACTACGGAGCGCTTGATCGCCACGCATAAGGAGCGTAACTTGACTGCCCGCGGTCAACGCCATGTTGGCAAATTCAAGACCGATGTAGCCGGCACCAATTACCGTAATGTGGTGCGGTAAAGTCGTTAAGTTCAAAAAGTCATTACTATCATGAGCGAGGTCGGACCCTGGAATATCGAGGCGGTGAGGGTGCTGACCCGTTGCAATGACGATCTTATCAGCGGTGTATGTCTTATCCGCTACTTGGACCGTGTGGGTATCGACAAAGGTACCACGGCCATGAATAAGCGTGACGCCAGCGCCAGTCATTAACCCAGCAATCATATCCGGTAAGCCTTCAATGACAGCCCGTTCGTGTTCGAAGTTCGCTTGCCAGTCGATCGTTGGTTCACCGGTCAGACCGTAGCCTTGAAAGTTGGCAACTTGGCTTTTTAACGCAACTGGCTGGTCTAAGGTGATTTTGGCATTGCAACCGCGGTTGGGACAGGTACCACCAATCAGATCAGTTTCGATGACGGCTACTTTTTGACCACGTGCCGCTAACGGAATGGCCCCGTCAAAAGTACCGTGACCACTACCTAAATATAAAACATCAAATTTTTCTGACATATTAAAATCCTCCTCGTTCCCAAGTGACACTTAATTTAAAAACAAATACATTGTACACAACTTAATTTATAATGCCAAATAGAATGCAACATTAATTTAGTTTGATGGTATGTAAACCGGTTACAAACAGATGATAACGACTTAGTAAGGTGAATTCGCAATGAATCATCGTAAGATAATGGGTGGTACTGGATTTTTTAGTCAAATATCAGTAAAATATGTAAGGCTATGTTTTTTTACGGTGGGACGGTACCACCGTGCACGTTGAATATACAGGTTATGATGAAAGGAATTTTTAATGAATAAGACAGAACTAACCGCCGCGGTCAATACCCGGCGTACCTTTGCGATTATTTCTCACCCGGATGCCGGGAAAACGACCATTACGGAACAGATGTTATTGTTTGGTGGTGTCGTTCGTCAGGCCGGTACGGTCAAAGCCCGTAAAAGCGGTAACTTTGCTAAGTCTGACTGGATGGAAATCGAAAAGAAGCGGGGCATCTCAGTGACGAGTTCCGTGATGCAATTCGATTATGATGGTAAACGGATCAACATCTTAGATACCCCCGGACATGAGGATTTCTCTGAAGATACTTACCGGACGTTGATGGCGGTCGATTCCGCAGTCATGGTCATTGACTCGGCTAAGGGGATCGAACCCCAGACGAAGAAGTTGTTCCAGATTTGTAAGATGCGGGGCATTCCGATCTTTACGTTCATGAACAAGTTGGACCGTGATGG from Lactiplantibacillus paraplantarum includes the following:
- a CDS encoding AI-2E family transporter, whose amino-acid sequence is MFKRLKDSALLFWSLEILIVATLIWVCTNIGFLFQPIGTFLSVVFMPIVISGFLFYMLNPLVKLLTKVHYKKFRISRTGAVAIVFVLLFGLLAWGAVSLLPRLVSQVTQLIYNLPSIATEMQKAATKMINNSSVLQKIDISSYTKQFNGEISKYAQNFLSSLSSSVVTVISTVTSVTIMAITIPVVLFYMLKDSEKFIPAISRFLPKKQRPEVIGLLQKMGDTISSYISGQVIECLFVGTFTAIGYMLISQPYGLLLGVIAGLTNIIPYVGPYIGIAPSLIVAFTKSPMQVVYVVIVVVIVQQVDGNLIYPNIIGRTLKIHPLTIIILLLAAGNIAGILGMILAIPFYAVVRTVVVYLYNIAELRNEEHLRKQTTVYQPQPPKATKADLTANSKLKK
- the tagD gene encoding glycerol-3-phosphate cytidylyltransferase, whose translation is MKKVITYGTFDLLHKGHIRLLKRARALGDHLTVCVSTDEFNAEKGKHAYTSYEDRKYILQAIRYVDEVLPEKSWDQKISDVADNDIDVFVMGDDWRGKFDFLKDYCEVVYLPRTAGISSTRIKHDLGSHLDEQ
- a CDS encoding gluconate:H+ symporter, with protein sequence MPFVVLTLGILLLLILIIKFKLNTYIALIVTAVVVGIGLGMPLTKIATSIQNGIGGQLGELALVFGFGAMLGRLVADAGGAYTISTTLIDIFGRKRLQIAIVIASFIIGIALFFEVGIVLLIPIVFAIAIEAQVPVLYLGIPMGAALSVTHGFLPPHPAPTAIATTLNANVGHVLLFGIIIAIPTVYIAGPLFSRWAQKMVPEAFAAKPHLPLNSNKRQFKVSEAPSFGLSVLTALFPVILMTITTVYELVVDHGVTPKNPSTTDQIIRLIGAPGIAMLISLLFALWSMGIHQHKTNKAMTATIEDATKSIAMLLLIIGGGGAFKQILIDGGVGKAVAQLFSGSSISPLILGWLVAVILRVSLGSATVAALTAAGLVAPLMTQAGIDPALMVIAIGSGSVAASHVNDAGFWMFREYFDLTVKQTLLTWTMLETIIAFCGLGGVLALNAIFH
- a CDS encoding gluconokinase produces the protein MTYLIGTDLGTTSTKSVLYDHQGHVIASANVGYPLYHDTVTTAEEDPREIWRAVQQTIHQVSAGIDADEIEGIAFSSAMHSLILLDDNKQPLTRVITWADNRAAQDAAKLKTQPLGDQLYHLTGTPIHPMSPLVKLHWLAHHEPELLAQTCHVVGIKEYVIYLMTGQLQMDYSMANATGLFNLYNFDWEPIALDYAHITRTQLPPLVDTDAVIDGLTPDAATTLGLTARTKIIMGASDGALSNLGVGADEPGVAAITIGTSGAVRVMTKQPYLDPEGRLFCYYVAPHHWIVGGPINNGGQVFRWVRDELFTTESQTARANQQDPYDQLTALAATVPVGAHGLLFHPYLSGERAPLWNADARGSLLGVTTTTSKADIARAVLEGIVMNLNTVLQLTAAAEPVHAIRATGGFARSSLWRQILTDVLGQPITIPASFESSCLAAAVIGLKALGHIDDLNAIHAMIGATETYQPNAVNHERYHQHQVVFDHVTAQLAPLYHEIATLNR
- the gnd gene encoding phosphogluconate dehydrogenase (NAD(+)-dependent, decarboxylating), which encodes MKLGLIGLGKMGMNLALNMQDNGHTPVGMDLNPTNLQTASNQGIATATDLSHLLDQLPTPRIIWIMVPAGKATTSVIDQLTTTLSAGDIVLDGGNSHYQDSIRHGEQLATHHINFLDVGTSGGQAGARQDGNFMIGGDLAIFKIVEPIFKAIAAPDGYLYTGPTGSGHYLKMVHNGIEYGMMAAIGEGFDVLQHSQFTYDNAAVAKMWNNGSVIRSWLMGLAEDAFSKDGNLDEIKGVMHSSGEGRWTLDTALDQRVATPVIAMALMMRYRSETDDTFTGKVVAALRNEFGGHAVDHE
- a CDS encoding dihydrolipoyl dehydrogenase family protein, with amino-acid sequence MSEKFDVLYLGSGHGTFDGAIPLAARGQKVAVIETDLIGGTCPNRGCNAKITLDQPVALKSQVANFQGYGLTGEPTIDWQANFEHERAVIEGLPDMIAGLMTGAGVTLIHGRGTFVDTHTVQVADKTYTADKIVIATGQHPHRLDIPGSDLAHDSNDFLNLTTLPHHITVIGAGYIGLEFANMALTAGSQVTLLMRGDQALRSFHQPFVERLLAKLVDQGLNLKREWIPTAIQPAGDQLAVISDDDTVTTDWILDATGRQPNTANLGLEKIGVDYTAAGITVDDHLQTSVAGIYASGDVLAKDQPKLTPTAIFESQYLIHLFTGDTSAPIKYPAIPSVVFTSPRLAQVGTIPTDTTSDATVTVNDLKDDWFRQTTRDVVGHNLLVTDNEQRLIGAAELGEQAENTINALLPAIQYQLTPAQREQLVTLFPSIGAAVWSAI